From a single Lolium rigidum isolate FL_2022 chromosome 7, APGP_CSIRO_Lrig_0.1, whole genome shotgun sequence genomic region:
- the LOC124678396 gene encoding LOW QUALITY PROTEIN: nucleolar and coiled-body phosphoprotein 1-like (The sequence of the model RefSeq protein was modified relative to this genomic sequence to represent the inferred CDS: deleted 1 base in 1 codon), producing the protein MGQKRATKKSARPPPPPPPPAGSSEEEDSRSRSEESEDEAVSHTPTPTPSKPLAPPQRAEESDSSDEEEEEEEEEEEEEAPNNPPAPPQKGEESESSDDEEEEDEEEEPTHLAAPSAPKNQPPPPPQQSKEPDASDSDDESSESDDDEAPPPPPPPPKQAPKREADAIKPPSAKKARLAFHRIWSTDDEVRILEALAAHQRQHGALPQPEALIGALAGKLDNRAYGSKELQSKLQTLKKRYVVLSSRGELPSKEHDRRLLDLSKMVWGGDKATPAAAAAEAASGRELKGFDEMCELYPYLAEEVKKLEAAHPGMFKRVFGKMDDGKARAMDDKIKKLRVAQMKVELRRTELTKEVSKAIMELVD; encoded by the exons ATGGGCCAAAAGCGTGCCACCAAGAAGTCGgcacggccaccgcctccgcctccacctccggctGGCTCGTCTGAGGAGGAAGACTCTCGCTCGCGATCCGAAGAGTCGGAGGACGAAGCCGTGTCCCatacccccacccccacccccagcaAGCCGCTTGCGCCGCCGCAAAGGGCCGAGGAGTCCGATAGctctgacgaggaagaagaagaagaagaggaggaagaggaggaggaggcccccaACAATCCGCCTGCGCCGCCGCAAAAGGGCGAGGAGTCCGAGAGctctgacgacgaggaagaggaggatgaggaggaggagcccaCCCACCTAGCCGCCCCCTCCGCTCCCAAGAAccaacctccgccgccgccgcagcagagCAAGGAACCGGACGCCTCCGACTCCGAC GACGAGTCGTCCGagtccgacgacgacgaggcgccgccgccgccgccgccgccgccgaagcaggCTCCGAAGCGAGAGGCGGATGCCATCAAGCCGCCGTCGGCCAAGAAGGCGCGCCTGGCTTTCCACCGCATCTGGTCCACCGACGACGAGGTCCGGATCCTCGAGGCCCTCGCCGCGCACCAAAGGCAGCACGGCGCGCTGCCGCAGCCCGAAGCTCTCATCGGCGCCCTCGCTGGAAAGCTCGACAACCGCGCCTACGGCAGCAAGGAGCTCCAGTCCAAGCTCCAGACCCTGAAGAAACGGTACGTCGTTCTCAGCAGCAGGGGTGAGCTCCCGAGCAAAGAGCACGACCGCCGGCTGTTGGACCTCTCCAAGATGGTCTGGGGCGGCGACAAGGCTacccctgctgctgctgctgcggaagCAGCGAGTGGCCGTGAACTGAAGGGCTTTGATGAGATGTGTGAGCTGTACCCGTACCTAGCAGAGGAGGTGAAGAAGCTGGAGGCGGCACACCCGGGCATGTTCAAGAGGGTGTTCGGGAAGATGGACGATGGCAAGGCACGTGCAATGGACGACAAGATCAAGAAGCTGAGGGTGGCGCAGATGAAGGTGGAGCTGCGCCGCACTGAACTGACCAAGGAGGTGAGCAAGGCAATTATGGAGCTGGTCGACTGA
- the LOC124678903 gene encoding nucleolar and coiled-body phosphoprotein 1-like, which yields MGQKRATKKSARPPPPPPPPAGSSEEEDSRSRSEESEDEAVARTPTPSKPLAPPQRAEESDSSDEEEEGDEEEEEEEAPKNLPAPPQKGQDSESSGDEEEGDEDEEEEEPAHLAAPSAPKNQPPPPQQSKESDASDEDGESSESDDEEAPPPPPKQAPKRQADAIKPPSAKKARLAFHRIWSTDDEVRILEALAAHQKQHGALPQPDALIGALAGKLDNRAYGSKELQSKLQTLKKRYVVLSSRGELPSKEHDRRLLDLSKMVWGGDKTAPAAAAAAAAEAASGRELKGFDEMCELYPYLAEEVKKLEAAHPGMFKRVFGKMDDGKARAMDEKIKKQRVAQMKVELRRTDLTKEVSKAITELVD from the coding sequence ATGGGCCAAAAGCGTGCCACCAAgaagtcggcacggccgccgcctccgcctccacctccggctGGCTCCTCTGAGGAGGAAGACTCTCGCTCGCGATCCGAAGAGTCGGAGGACGAAGCCGTGGCCCGTACCCCCACCCCCAGCAAGCCGCTTGCGCCGCCGCAAAGGGCCGAGGAGTCCGATAGctctgacgaggaggaagagggggatgaggaagaggaggaggaggaggctcccaaAAATCTGCCTGCGCCGCCGCAAAAGGGCCAGGACTCCGAGAGCTCTGGCGACGAGGAAGAGGgggatgaggatgaggaggaggaggagcccgccCACCTAGCCGCCCCCTCCGCTCCCAAGAACCAacctccgccgccgcagcagagCAAGGAATCGGACGCCTCCGACGAAGACGGCGAGTCGTCCGAGTCCGACGacgaggaggcgccgccgccgccgccgaagcaggCTCCGAAGCGACAGGCGGATGCCATCAAGCCGCCGTCGGCCAAGAAGGCGCGCCTGGCCTTCCACCGCATCTGGTCCACGGACGACGAGGTCCGGATCCTCGAGGCCCTCGCCGCGCACCAAAAGCAGCACGGCGCGCTGCCGCAGCCCGACGCTCTCATCGGCGCCCTCGCTGGAAAGCTGGACAACCGCGCCTACGGCAGCAAGGAGCTCCAGTCCAAGCTCCAAACCCTGAAGAAACGGTATGTCGTTCTCAGCAGCAGGGGTGAGCTCCCGAGCAAAGAGCACGACCGCCGACTGTTGGACCTCTCCAAGATGGTCTGGGGCGGCGACAAGACtgcccctgctgctgctgctgctgctgccgcggaAGCAGCGAGTGGCCGTGAACTGAAGGGCTTTGATGAGATGTGTGAGCTGTACCCGTACCTAGCAGAGGAGGTGAAGAAGCTGGAGGCGGCACACCCAGGCATGTTCAAGAGGGTGTTCGGGAAGATGGACGATGGCAAGGCGCGTGCAATGGACGAGAAGATCAAGAAGCAGAGAGTGGCGCAGATGAAGGTGGAGCTGCGCCGCACCGACCTGACCAAGGAGGTGAGCAAGGCGATTACGGAGCTGGTCGACTGA
- the LOC124673668 gene encoding cell number regulator 2-like has product MAATEEASTASRSQPKSQGEDEEAMAVLDFDMLCASVAMSAERRKGAAGLAAAASEGPGGGVQRMWEGDVVIDCFDDQRIALEAACCPCYRFGKNMRRANLGSCFFQAMAYFISLVAVLVSLIAFSVTRHHVYLYMGLGSVILIAIYTGYFRRRIRKQFNILGTDSSLDDCVLHLICPCCTLCQEARTLEMNNVQCGVWHGRGDTICLGSNGEGNKAFAALHKSSFVPIKSPELCGMDRISSGADEHQPLVPSVQLEQE; this is encoded by the exons ATGGCGGCGACGGAGGAGGCGTCCACGGCGTCGAGGAGCCAGCCGAAGAGCcaaggggaggacgaggaggcgaTGGCGGTGCTGGACTTCGACATGCTCTGCGCGTCCGTGGCCATGTCGGCCGAGCGGAGGAAGGGCGCCGccgggttggcggcggcggcgagcgaggGGCCCGGCGGAGGGGTGCAGAGGATGTGGGAGGGGGACGTGGTCATCGATTGCTTCGACGACCAGCGAATCGCGCTCGAGGCCGCATG CTGCCCATGCTATAGGTTTGGCAAGAACATGCGGAGAGCCAATCTCGGATCTTGCTTTTTTCAG GCAATGGCTTACTTCATTTCGTTAGTTGCTGTTCTGGTCAGCTTAATTGCCTTCTCAGTGACAAGGCATCATGTATATTTATACATGGGACTTGGCTCTGTTATCTTGATAGCAATCTACACCGGTTACTTCCGGAGAAGAATCAGGAAGCAGTTCAATATCCTG GGGACCGATAGCAGTCTAGATGACTGTGTTCTCCATCTAATCTGTCCTTGCTGTACCCTGTGCCAG GAAGCGAGAACTTTGGAGATGAATAATGTCCAGTGTGGTGTCTGGCACGGGCGGGGTGATACCATTTGTTTAGGGAGTAATGGTGAAGGAAACAAGGCCTTTGCTGCTCTACATAAATCCTCATTTGTGCCTATAAAATCTCCCGAGTTGTGTGGCATGGACAGAATATCAAGTGGTGCTGATGAGCATCAGCCGCTTGTTCCGTCAGTGCAACTAGAACAGGAGTAA